One Cyanobacteriota bacterium DNA segment encodes these proteins:
- a CDS encoding glycoside hydrolase, which translates to MSYPLYVAFIWHQHQPLYKSRVVGSYRLPWVRLHGTKDYLDLILLLEQFPALHQTVNLVPSLMLQLEDYAAGTATDPYLDLMLTSTEQLTLEQKQFIIQYFFDANHHNLIDPHPRYAELYYQRQDMGSAWCLEHWQLSEYDDLLAWHNLAWFDPLFWGDADIARWLEQGKGFTLDDRRQMALKQREILQQIIPKHRAMQESGQLEITTTPYTHPILPLLADTNAGRVAVPAMRLPQERFQWEEDIPRHLRKAWEMYVERFGCSPRGLWPSEQSVSPAILPYVAQQGFQWLCSDEGVLGWTIKHFFHRDSAGNVLNPDLLYRPYRLATPHGDLAIVFRDHRLSDLIGFTYGSMDPDRAATDLIGHLEAISHALIQQQDEETTTLEQPWLVTIALDGENCWELYVQDGKLFLESLYQRLSDHDGIKLVTVSEFLAQFPPTEALPADKLHSGSWIDANFTTWIGDPAKNRAWDLLSAARKTLAAHPEATETSNPEAWEALYAAEGSDWFWWFGEGHSSNQDAMFDQLFREHLCAIYQALGEPVPEELYQPVEEHLAKDTRRPEGYIHPVIDGRGDEQDWDHAGRIEIGGAQGTMHRSSAVQRLWYGVDHLNFYLRLDFMAGIRPGMDCPPELNLFWFYPEQTLVTSPMHLADLPEQAPLNYRFHNHVRVNLRNQAVWLYEAIDYNQWKSRSHQIQCCLDQCLEIAVPWTDLPTEPAWGLNLLLVFSDSGCYSYYLPETELISLLVP; encoded by the coding sequence ATGTCTTATCCTCTCTACGTTGCTTTTATTTGGCATCAACATCAACCGCTATACAAATCCAGGGTCGTTGGTTCCTATCGTCTGCCTTGGGTACGTTTACATGGCACTAAAGATTATCTAGACCTAATTTTATTGCTGGAACAATTCCCCGCCTTGCATCAGACCGTCAACCTAGTTCCGTCCCTCATGCTGCAACTAGAAGACTATGCGGCTGGAACAGCCACTGATCCCTACTTGGATCTGATGCTGACCTCTACAGAACAGCTAACATTAGAACAAAAGCAATTCATAATTCAATATTTCTTTGATGCCAATCACCACAATCTCATTGATCCCCACCCTCGCTATGCGGAACTGTATTACCAGCGGCAAGATATGGGATCTGCCTGGTGTTTAGAACATTGGCAGTTATCAGAGTATGATGACTTGCTAGCTTGGCATAACTTGGCATGGTTTGATCCCCTGTTTTGGGGGGATGCTGACATTGCCCGTTGGCTTGAGCAGGGCAAAGGCTTTACCCTCGACGATCGTCGTCAGATGGCGTTAAAACAGCGGGAAATTCTCCAGCAGATCATTCCCAAGCATCGGGCTATGCAGGAGTCTGGACAATTGGAAATCACAACGACTCCCTACACTCATCCAATTTTGCCGCTATTGGCTGATACCAATGCAGGGCGGGTCGCTGTGCCAGCGATGCGCTTACCTCAAGAACGGTTTCAATGGGAAGAGGATATTCCTCGTCATCTGCGCAAAGCTTGGGAAATGTATGTTGAACGCTTTGGTTGCTCACCTAGAGGACTGTGGCCCTCTGAACAGTCTGTGAGTCCTGCTATTTTGCCCTACGTTGCCCAACAGGGCTTCCAGTGGCTCTGTTCCGACGAAGGTGTGTTGGGATGGACAATCAAGCACTTTTTCCATCGTGACAGCGCAGGTAACGTGCTTAACCCAGATTTACTCTATCGTCCCTATCGCTTAGCCACACCCCACGGTGATCTAGCGATCGTCTTTCGAGATCATCGCCTCTCGGATTTGATTGGTTTCACCTACGGCAGCATGGATCCTGATCGAGCAGCAACTGACCTCATAGGGCACCTAGAAGCTATTTCCCACGCGCTTATCCAACAGCAAGACGAGGAAACCACTACCCTGGAGCAGCCCTGGTTAGTCACGATCGCCCTCGATGGCGAAAACTGCTGGGAACTCTATGTCCAAGATGGCAAGCTCTTTTTAGAGAGCCTTTATCAGCGCTTGAGTGACCACGACGGTATCAAGTTGGTAACTGTTTCTGAATTTTTGGCTCAATTTCCTCCCACAGAAGCATTACCTGCTGACAAGCTCCACAGTGGCTCCTGGATTGATGCCAACTTCACCACTTGGATTGGGGATCCAGCCAAAAATCGTGCTTGGGATTTGCTGAGTGCAGCGCGCAAGACCTTGGCAGCCCATCCTGAAGCCACAGAAACTAGCAATCCTGAAGCTTGGGAAGCCCTGTATGCAGCAGAAGGCTCCGATTGGTTTTGGTGGTTCGGGGAAGGCCACTCATCTAACCAAGATGCCATGTTTGATCAGCTCTTCCGGGAACATTTGTGTGCCATTTATCAGGCATTGGGTGAGCCTGTACCAGAGGAACTGTATCAACCTGTAGAGGAACACCTTGCAAAAGATACTCGCCGTCCAGAGGGTTACATTCATCCAGTTATTGATGGTCGGGGTGATGAGCAGGATTGGGATCACGCTGGGCGCATTGAAATTGGCGGAGCACAGGGTACCATGCATCGTAGCAGCGCTGTTCAGCGTCTGTGGTATGGTGTTGACCACTTGAATTTCTATCTGCGACTTGATTTCATGGCGGGCATTCGTCCTGGGATGGATTGTCCGCCCGAACTCAATCTATTTTGGTTCTACCCTGAGCAGACGCTAGTGACCAGCCCTATGCATTTGGCGGATTTGCCTGAGCAGGCTCCTCTCAACTATCGGTTTCATAACCATGTTCGGGTGAATCTCCGTAATCAGGCAGTATGGCTATATGAGGCGATCGACTACAACCAGTGGAAATCTCGCTCTCATCAGATTCAGTGTTGTCTGGATCAGTGTTTAGAAATTGCTGTGCCCTGGACAGACCTGCCAACTGAGCCAGCTTGGGGCCTGAATCTACTGCTAGTATTCTCCGACAGTGGTTGCTATAGTTACTATCTACCAGAAACGGAGCTGATATCCCTACTTGTACCCTGA